One region of Cobetia sp. cqz5-12 genomic DNA includes:
- a CDS encoding TRAP transporter large permease encodes MTIATLFALLFGGIFLGMPIAFALGFSSVTTILLFSNDSLGSVAIKLFEALSHHYTLLAIPFFILSSTFLSTGGVARRLITFATDAIGHVRGGLAMASVLACMLFAAVSGSSPATVAAIGSIVIAGMVRQGYTESFAAGVITNAGTLGILIPPSIVMLVYSAATEVSAAKMFMAGLIPGLLMGGILMVAIYIAARIKKLPAQPFPGMRVLARSGLIAMGGLMLIFIVLGSIYGGVASPTEAAAVATVYAWFIAVVGYRDMGPLKNVPWRKGNEAWGSAGLRALWQVPAGLLGSFTDQEVKKVVLDGARVSMMLLFIIANAMLFAHVLTTERIPHTIAETIIGWGLPAWGFLIVMNLLLLAAGNFMEPSAILLIMAPILFPIATQLGIDPIHLGIIMVVNMEIGMLTPPVGLNLFVTAGITGKPMTWVIRAALPWLSLLLLFLVLITYVPSISLFLPNWLSS; translated from the coding sequence ATGACCATAGCCACTTTGTTTGCGCTGCTGTTCGGCGGCATCTTTCTCGGCATGCCGATCGCCTTTGCGCTGGGCTTCTCCAGCGTCACCACGATCCTGCTGTTTTCCAATGACTCACTGGGGTCGGTGGCGATCAAGCTGTTTGAGGCGCTGTCGCATCACTACACTCTGCTGGCGATCCCGTTCTTCATTCTCTCCAGCACCTTCCTCTCGACCGGTGGCGTGGCACGTCGCCTGATCACCTTCGCCACCGATGCCATCGGCCACGTGCGCGGTGGGCTGGCGATGGCCTCCGTATTGGCGTGCATGCTGTTTGCCGCTGTATCCGGCTCTTCTCCGGCCACGGTGGCGGCAATCGGCTCCATCGTGATCGCGGGCATGGTGCGCCAGGGGTATACCGAATCCTTCGCGGCGGGCGTGATCACCAATGCCGGGACACTGGGCATCCTGATTCCGCCGTCCATCGTGATGCTGGTGTATTCCGCCGCCACGGAAGTCTCGGCGGCCAAGATGTTCATGGCCGGCCTGATACCGGGCCTACTGATGGGCGGTATTCTGATGGTCGCCATCTATATCGCGGCGCGGATCAAGAAGTTGCCGGCACAGCCTTTTCCCGGCATGCGGGTGCTTGCGCGCTCCGGCCTGATCGCCATGGGCGGTCTGATGTTGATCTTCATCGTGCTGGGCTCGATCTATGGCGGCGTGGCCAGTCCCACTGAAGCCGCGGCCGTGGCCACGGTGTATGCCTGGTTCATCGCCGTGGTCGGCTATCGCGACATGGGCCCCTTGAAGAACGTGCCGTGGCGCAAGGGCAACGAAGCCTGGGGGAGTGCGGGGTTGCGCGCGCTGTGGCAGGTACCTGCCGGTCTCCTGGGCTCCTTCACCGATCAGGAGGTCAAGAAGGTGGTGCTGGATGGTGCGCGCGTCTCGATGATGCTGCTGTTCATCATCGCCAACGCGATGCTGTTTGCGCATGTCCTGACCACGGAGCGCATTCCGCACACCATCGCCGAAACCATCATCGGCTGGGGGCTGCCGGCGTGGGGCTTCTTGATCGTGATGAATCTGCTGTTGCTGGCGGCGGGCAATTTCATGGAGCCTTCGGCCATCCTGCTGATCATGGCGCCGATCCTCTTCCCTATCGCGACGCAGCTGGGGATCGATCCGATCCATCTCGGCATCATCATGGTGGTCAACATGGAAATCGGCATGCTGACGCCTCCGGTGGGGCTGAACCTCTTCGTGACGGCGGGAATCACCGGCAAGCCGATGACCTGGGTCATTCGGGCAGCACTGCCGTGGCTGTCGCTGTTGCTGCTGTTCCTGGTGTTGATCACCTACGTACCATCCATCTCGCTGTTCCTGCCCAACTGGTTGAGCAGTTGA
- a CDS encoding porin, with protein MKKTLLATAIAGAAALAATSASAATVYNQDGTKLDIYGNVQLAYSYVDQLGGDPESELGDNGSTFGAKGEHKINDDIVGYFKAEWEYDADESKGGGNGLNDGDQSYVGAKGSFGDARIGSWDQLMDDWIQDPISNNEYFDLTDSSGNISGDSSVREGNKLQYMSPVMGGMQFAVGSNFEGDGEDENVTDSNQASFYAGGKYTVGGFSIAAVYDDLGQFDGVDDGTGASQGDIGEQYGLTAQYTVDALRVAVKAERFAADADNADVDYYGIGARYGYGMGDVYGGYQYVDAEDGSDLAADNGGDDSFNEFNLGVTYNISSAMYTYIEYAQYDRSGDAGDGAAVGIYYGF; from the coding sequence ATGAAAAAGACACTTCTGGCTACTGCCATCGCCGGCGCTGCTGCCCTGGCTGCTACTTCTGCTTCCGCTGCTACTGTCTACAACCAGGACGGTACCAAGCTGGACATCTACGGTAACGTTCAGCTGGCATACTCTTATGTCGACCAGCTCGGCGGTGACCCGGAAAGCGAGCTGGGTGACAACGGTTCTACCTTCGGTGCCAAGGGCGAGCACAAGATCAACGACGATATCGTTGGTTACTTCAAGGCCGAGTGGGAATATGACGCTGACGAATCCAAAGGCGGCGGTAATGGCCTGAACGATGGCGACCAGTCCTACGTCGGTGCCAAGGGTTCCTTCGGTGACGCGCGTATCGGTTCCTGGGATCAGCTGATGGACGACTGGATCCAGGATCCGATCTCCAACAACGAATACTTCGATCTGACTGACTCCAGCGGTAACATTTCTGGCGACAGCTCGGTTCGTGAAGGCAACAAGCTGCAGTACATGTCTCCGGTCATGGGTGGCATGCAGTTCGCCGTCGGTTCCAACTTCGAAGGCGACGGTGAAGACGAGAACGTCACCGATTCCAACCAGGCATCCTTCTATGCCGGTGGTAAGTACACTGTCGGTGGTTTCTCCATCGCTGCCGTGTATGACGATCTGGGCCAGTTCGACGGCGTAGATGACGGTACTGGTGCAAGCCAGGGTGATATCGGTGAGCAGTATGGTCTGACCGCTCAGTACACCGTTGATGCACTGCGCGTTGCTGTGAAAGCCGAGCGCTTCGCTGCCGATGCTGACAACGCTGATGTCGACTACTACGGTATCGGTGCGCGTTACGGCTACGGCATGGGCGACGTCTACGGCGGCTACCAGTACGTCGATGCAGAAGATGGCTCTGACCTGGCTGCTGACAATGGCGGCGACGACAGCTTCAACGAATTCAACCTGGGTGTGACTTACAACATCTCTTCCGCGATGTACACCTACATCGAATACGCCCAGTACGACCGTTCTGGCGATGCTGGTGACGGCGCTGCAGTCGGCATCTACTACGGCTTCTAA